The following proteins are co-located in the Carassius carassius chromosome 39, fCarCar2.1, whole genome shotgun sequence genome:
- the LOC132120887 gene encoding uncharacterized protein LOC132120887 isoform X2 — protein sequence MSFTATPGHHGPWVHPQRRTRAGSRATTSPPPAFDISIQNRFAPLRETGRDAVIIGDSIVRHIPAILKVDESPRAVVLHAGVNDTTLRQTETLKRDFSSLIETVRSTTPAATIVVSGPLPTYRRGHERFSRLFALNEWLLSWCKEQKLLFVNNWNLFWERPRLFRADGLHPSRIGAELLSDNISRKLRSM from the exons atgtccttcactgcgacgccgggacaccacggaccctgggtgcatccacagcggaggacgcgagccgggtcccgggcgacgacttctccccctcctgccttcgacatctccatccagaaccgcttcgctcccctccgcgagacaggacgcgacgctgtgatcatcggagactccatcgtccgacac atacctgcgatcctgaaggtcgacgagagccccagagcggtcgtgcttcacgccggggttaacgacaccacgctgcggcagacggagacgttgaagagggacttcagcagcctgatcgagacggttcgcagcacgacgcccgcggcgacgatcgtcgtgtcaggaccactgcccacgtatcgacgaggacacgaaaggttcagtagactttttgctttaaatgaatggttgttgtcatggtgtaaagaacagaaactgctatttgttaataactggaatcttttctgggagcgtcctaggctgtttcgcgctgatggattacaccccagcagaatcggagcggagctgctctctgacaacatctccaggaaacttcgctccatgtga
- the LOC132120887 gene encoding uncharacterized protein LOC132120887 isoform X1 has protein sequence MSFTATPGHHGPWVHPQRRTRAGSRATTSPPPAFDISIQNRFAPLRETGRDAVIIGDSIVRHVSATLAEGKVHTHCLPGARVLDVSAQIPAILKVDESPRAVVLHAGVNDTTLRQTETLKRDFSSLIETVRSTTPAATIVVSGPLPTYRRGHERFSRLFALNEWLLSWCKEQKLLFVNNWNLFWERPRLFRADGLHPSRIGAELLSDNISRKLRSM, from the coding sequence atgtccttcactgcgacgccgggacaccacggaccctgggtgcatccacagcggaggacgcgagccgggtcccgggcgacgacttctccccctcctgccttcgacatctccatccagaaccgcttcgctcccctccgcgagacaggacgcgacgctgtgatcatcggagactccatcgtccgacacgtaagtgctacgttagccgaaggtaaagtgcacactcattgtttgcctggtgctcgtgttctcgatgtttctgcgcagatacctgcgatcctgaaggtcgacgagagccccagagcggtcgtgcttcacgccggggttaacgacaccacgctgcggcagacggagacgttgaagagggacttcagcagcctgatcgagacggttcgcagcacgacgcccgcggcgacgatcgtcgtgtcaggaccactgcccacgtatcgacgaggacacgaaaggttcagtagactttttgctttaaatgaatggttgttgtcatggtgtaaagaacagaaactgctatttgttaataactggaatcttttctgggagcgtcctaggctgtttcgcgctgatggattacaccccagcagaatcggagcggagctgctctctgacaacatctccaggaaacttcgctccatgtga